The Deltaproteobacteria bacterium nucleotide sequence TTCGAAGCCCCGATGAGGGCGATCGATTGCGGATTAAATAGCAGGTTAAACTCAATCTCTGAATTTCTTTGCATGTCTACCCCTTTTTTAAAACCCCGTATTGCCAAAATCAAACTACAGAATTTTTTTTCCTTCCGCGATCTATATTTGATCAACAGCCGATCAATTGTCAAGTATTTGGGCGAATATTTTTGCAAGAAGAGCGTCCTGGAGCTAAAATTTTTACTCTGGGGGAGAGGCGGAAAGTGCCTGTTGTCGCTTCAGGGTTTGGATGAGGGCTTCCAGCCGGGCCTGGGGAATCCGGATTACTTCTTCCCCCTGGCGGATTTCTATCTCGGGACCTCTCCTCGTCTCCATTTTATGGACCTCAATTTTTTCTTCCGCGACGCTTTCCTCGGAGGGGACAAACTCTTTGTAGGCAGGTGGGATGTATCCTGGCTGGATCCAATCCAGGGGGTTAAACTCGGCGAACTGGATGAGAGTCCCAAAAGCGTTTTTCGGGTGGATATATAACTCCTTCCATCCGGGGAAAGGTTCGGCGAAACCGAAGGTGGGGATTCCTTTCTCCTGCAAAATCCGGTAGGTCTCCTGGAGGTCATTCACCTGGACAGTGATGTGATGGGGCCCTTCTCCCCGGCCTTCTAAAAACCGATACACGAACCCGTCTTTTTCCAGCGGATCGATGAGTTCGATAAAACAGGAGGTGCCAAGCTCCACGGTCGTCCAGCGATATTTTTGCTCAGGGACAGGCGCGCAGTAAAGTTCACGCCCCCCTAACCCGTCCAAA carries:
- a CDS encoding VOC family protein, whose translation is MIRRIDHVSIAVRDLEKARAFFLDGLGGRELYCAPVPEQKYRWTTVELGTSCFIELIDPLEKDGFVYRFLEGRGEGPHHITVQVNDLQETYRILQEKGIPTFGFAEPFPGWKELYIHPKNAFGTLIQFAEFNPLDWIQPGYIPPAYKEFVPSEESVAEEKIEVHKMETRRGPEIEIRQGEEVIRIPQARLEALIQTLKRQQALSASPPE